In a single window of the Nocardioides massiliensis genome:
- a CDS encoding alpha-hydroxy-acid oxidizing protein translates to MSAAEATRAPAVGDLGAVRLRGPVVAASGCLRVTRTLEDLADLSALGAWVSPTVALASASSPPGPRWWGTPAGLVHPTSIEGPGISGLLAGDVPWFVARKVPVIVSVAAATLGDYAEIVRHAAAAPGVIGVELRLAPPGARGLGFHPVTEGFHVGRVVAAVRGELPPGCALLAKLPALPDKVVDLARAAVDAGADAVTLVDAAPAYAVDPATGRPPFPAFDPDRLSLSGPALLPVALRSVHQVRAALPQARIVASGGVRTGADVAAHLAAGASAVQVGTTLLRDPVAPQRLRTELSAALAAMTPHPIEPSDEETP, encoded by the coding sequence GAGGCGACGCGCGCCCCCGCGGTCGGTGACCTCGGAGCGGTGCGCCTGCGGGGTCCAGTGGTCGCGGCATCGGGCTGCCTGCGTGTGACACGCACGCTCGAGGACCTCGCCGACCTGTCCGCGCTCGGTGCCTGGGTCAGTCCCACCGTCGCGCTGGCGTCGGCGTCGAGCCCGCCCGGCCCGCGGTGGTGGGGGACCCCGGCTGGCCTCGTGCACCCCACGAGCATCGAGGGTCCCGGCATCTCCGGGCTGCTGGCCGGGGACGTGCCGTGGTTCGTCGCCCGGAAGGTGCCGGTGATCGTGTCCGTCGCGGCAGCGACGCTGGGGGACTACGCCGAGATCGTCCGGCACGCGGCTGCGGCCCCCGGCGTCATCGGCGTCGAGCTGAGGCTCGCCCCTCCGGGGGCGCGCGGACTGGGCTTCCACCCGGTCACCGAGGGGTTCCACGTCGGTCGCGTCGTGGCGGCGGTGCGCGGTGAGCTGCCGCCCGGTTGTGCACTGCTGGCCAAGCTGCCCGCGCTGCCCGACAAGGTCGTCGACCTGGCCCGCGCCGCGGTCGACGCCGGAGCCGACGCCGTCACGCTGGTGGATGCCGCACCGGCGTACGCCGTGGACCCCGCGACCGGCCGGCCCCCGTTCCCCGCCTTCGACCCCGACCGGCTGAGCCTCAGCGGTCCAGCGCTGCTGCCGGTCGCGCTGCGGTCCGTGCACCAGGTCCGGGCCGCGCTCCCGCAGGCGCGCATCGTCGCCAGCGGGGGAGTGCGCACCGGTGCCGACGTGGCCGCCCACCTGGCTGCCGGCGCCAGCGCCGTGCAGGTCGGCACGACCCTGCTGCGCGACCCGGTCGCTCCGCAACGCCTGCGCACCGAGCTGAGCGCCGCCCTGGCCGCCATGACCCCGCACCCGATTGAGCCGTCCGACGAGGAGACCCCATGA
- the pyrF gene encoding orotidine-5'-phosphate decarboxylase — MTFGQRLHDVIGARGPLCAGIDPHPSLLTQWGLDDTIDGLRRFAGLAAEVLGAEAGIVKPQSAFFERHGSAGIAVLEEVIATCREAGALVLLDVKRGDIGSTSQAYADAYLDPRSPLAVDAITVSPYLGFGSLEPFLTTAAAHDAGLFVLALTSNPEGPQFQRAVTEEGAGVGATVLREVAARNADATPLGSVGVVVGATVQPSTQRLGEDFAINGPILAPGVGAQGATFDDVRRVFGASARHVLPASSREILQAGPDATALRDAVRRAADAAGELTR; from the coding sequence ATGACCTTCGGCCAGCGACTGCACGACGTGATCGGCGCCCGCGGTCCGTTGTGCGCCGGCATCGACCCGCACCCGTCCCTGCTGACGCAGTGGGGGCTCGACGACACCATTGACGGGCTGCGGCGCTTCGCCGGCCTCGCCGCGGAGGTCCTCGGTGCCGAGGCCGGGATCGTGAAGCCGCAGTCGGCGTTCTTCGAGCGCCACGGGTCCGCCGGGATCGCCGTGCTCGAGGAGGTCATCGCCACCTGCCGCGAGGCAGGGGCGCTCGTGCTGCTCGACGTGAAGCGCGGCGACATCGGGTCGACGTCGCAGGCGTACGCCGACGCCTACCTCGATCCGCGCTCGCCGCTCGCCGTCGACGCGATCACCGTCTCGCCCTACCTCGGCTTCGGCAGCCTCGAGCCGTTCCTGACGACCGCTGCGGCCCACGACGCGGGGCTGTTCGTGCTCGCCCTGACCTCCAACCCCGAGGGACCGCAGTTCCAGCGGGCCGTGACCGAGGAGGGTGCCGGCGTCGGGGCGACCGTGCTGCGCGAGGTGGCCGCGCGCAACGCGGACGCGACCCCGCTCGGCTCGGTCGGTGTGGTCGTGGGCGCCACGGTGCAGCCGTCGACCCAACGCCTCGGCGAGGACTTCGCGATCAACGGACCGATCCTCGCCCCGGGCGTCGGTGCGCAGGGCGCGACGTTCGACGACGTACGCCGCGTGTTCGGCGCCAGCGCCCGGCACGTCCTGCCCGCCTCGTCGCGGGAGATCCTGCAGGCCGGTCCGGATGCCACCGCGCTGCGCGACGCCGTCCGCCGCGCCGCGGACGCGGCCGGGGAGCTGACGCGATGA
- the mihF gene encoding integration host factor, actinobacterial type: MALPPLTPEQRQAALEKAAASRRERAEVKNRLKHSGASFAEVLHEGQVNEVIGKMRVIDLLTAMPGLGKVRARQLMERLNISESRRVRGLGTKQIAALEREFADRG, from the coding sequence GTGGCCTTGCCGCCCCTCACCCCGGAGCAGCGTCAGGCTGCCCTCGAGAAGGCCGCGGCGTCGCGGCGCGAGCGGGCGGAGGTGAAGAACCGGCTCAAGCACTCCGGTGCCTCGTTCGCCGAGGTGCTGCACGAGGGGCAGGTCAACGAGGTCATCGGCAAGATGCGCGTCATCGACCTGCTCACCGCGATGCCCGGCCTGGGCAAGGTCCGCGCCCGCCAGCTGATGGAGCGCCTCAACATCTCCGAGAGCCGCCGGGTGCGCGGGCTGGGCACCAAGCAGATCGCCGCCCTGGAGCGCGAGTTCGCCGACCGTGGCTGA
- the gmk gene encoding guanylate kinase: MADRDARTSGAGRLTVLAGPTAVGKGSVAAYVRQHHPDVWISVSATTRRPRPGEVDGVHYHFVDDAQFDAMIAEQQLLEWAVVHGAARYGTPRGPVAEVLEAGRPALLEIDLQGARQVRAAMPEAFFVFLAPPTWDELVRRLVGRGTEDEAERERRLGTAREELAAESEFDVTIVNTEIPAAAEELVALMGGSGPDRRPTTDLSNPNL; encoded by the coding sequence GTGGCTGACCGTGACGCACGGACCTCCGGCGCCGGGCGACTGACGGTGCTGGCCGGCCCCACCGCGGTGGGCAAGGGGAGCGTGGCGGCGTACGTCCGTCAGCACCACCCCGACGTGTGGATCTCGGTGTCGGCCACCACCCGGCGCCCGCGACCGGGCGAGGTCGACGGCGTGCACTACCACTTCGTCGACGATGCGCAGTTCGACGCGATGATCGCCGAGCAGCAGCTGCTCGAGTGGGCCGTCGTCCACGGCGCCGCCCGCTACGGCACCCCGCGGGGACCGGTCGCCGAGGTCCTCGAGGCGGGCCGCCCGGCCCTGCTCGAGATCGACCTGCAGGGTGCGCGGCAGGTGCGAGCGGCGATGCCGGAGGCGTTCTTCGTCTTCCTGGCCCCGCCCACCTGGGACGAGCTGGTACGGCGGCTGGTCGGTCGCGGCACCGAGGACGAGGCCGAGCGCGAGCGCCGGCTCGGCACTGCGCGCGAGGAGCTGGCGGCGGAGTCGGAGTTCGACGTGACCATCGTGAACACCGAGATTCCCGCTGCAGCCGAGGAATTGGTAGCCTTGATGGGTGGGTCCGGCCCCGATCGACGGCCGACCACCGATCTTTCGAACCCCAACCTGTGA